Genomic DNA from Fusarium oxysporum Fo47 chromosome IX, complete sequence:
AGTTGAAGTTTGTGGAGGAGTGGAACTCGGGTGCAAGCATTAGACCCATCAGGTCCCCAGAGTCAGAGTCAGTGAGAGGAAACAAACAGGCGACATGATTCGCGAGGTCAGAACATGGGGGCAAGTTCACTAGTCAAGAGTCGGTGTTGTATCCAGAGAGTGAAGTTTTTTAGTTGTCTCCGCCAGGCACGCTGCCGGCAAGAGAAACAAGAGAGGTGTGGTAGGGTGGACCCAAGGGCAGCCAGTGGCCGGGTGTCTTCTGGTAGCGTTCCGGAAAATGTCTCAGTGGATGAAGTCTTAGGCACGGTGCGTTAGTCAGGGACCCGGCACGGCGGCAGATGCACACACTCAAAGGTTTGAGGTGTCGGGCCGTGGGCTCTGACTGGTTTTGTGCCTGGCACGATGCCACGCTGTGCCTGACCCTCCCTTGCCCCCCTTGTCCTTGTGCCTGAGCAACCCATGTCTGTGCATTCGAGCCTCAGGAACGGGAACGGGAAACCTCTATCAATTGCCGTACTCTCAGCCTCAGGCACAGTAATCGATCGATCGCATGGCTTCTTTGAGTCGTGCCATTATACCTCTAGAATCTAGAATAAAAGTGTGAGTGGATTAATGTAGCAGTGCAGTTTTATTCGCGCGCTCCGTTTTCTCAGGCTATACAGGTGAATAACTAAGGTAGGATAGGTAGACAGACAATGGACTAGACGGAGCAGAAAACGGAGCGAAAACTCTGCAGGCCCACGATACGTGCAGCATGCTTCGCGCCACGATCGAGCCTCTCAATTTGTATGCCCGATATCGAAGAATGTCTGCCCGACAACTCAACGCCAACACTGTGACTGTGATACTGTACGGATGCAGGCACCGTCCAAAATGGTCGCGCTACACAACAGCACCAAGAAATGCCAGATGCCTCAGGTTCTGAGACGGTGGATCAGATGAAAACTCATCCAACCAACAGCGTCTGCGAAGTTATCTATGACTTGTCAAAAGTACCATTCTACAAGGCAGACTGTACATTGACATAATTTCGCCGATGAGTGCTGGTGAAGATCGTGATTGCCAAGCATTTGAGCAGTCAATGCCACAGACGGCACGCAGCGGGAAGCCGATAAGCTTGTTTCATTTATTCTTCGTGTTTGTGGAGGAAACATGCCAAACATTCCTCTGTTTTCTTAATTAATTGTCGATCATGCCAATAAATCTGGGCATCTATTGACGGGAGCCTGCCTGTCAGCTTTGTGATGGAGGGATTCAcaagaaacaccaagcaTTGAGGGCATGACCACGTCACAGTAAGACAAAGCAATTTGACCTGCGTTcttgtactgtactgtagGCCTAGCCTCTCAAGTCAAGTCAGGATGAGGCCATAACTACCGCTTCATCAACCGCTCTCTTCCAAGGCACACGACGAATCATAGGCAATCATCTTGCATTCGTCATCTTGGTCTTATTCCTGCAAGTATTGCCTGTGCAATTGGCCGAACCACTAAGCCAAGGTTTCTTCGTCACTCTCTCCAAGAAATTCCGCGCTCTTTTTTGCTTGTCATTCGTACTGTGCGCACCTTTTTTTCCACAATTTCAGCACAAACTGTGTCTTGTGGAGTTTTTGGTGATGGGGGCCAGAACAAGATTTTTTTTCACTCCTCTTAGAAGAAGCACTTTAGCGGCTTTCCAGATTTTCGGGCTTTTTCTCGCCAGGCTTTAACAGAAAAACCCACTCACACAGAGTTTCTGCACCTACACAAATCCAGAAAGTATTGCGCAGAACAAAGAGCAAAACTCTCGACTTGAACGCTATTGGCTCGAGAACTTGTGGCTGAAGCTTGTAGGGCGGACTGCGAGACCCTTTCAAGACTTTGACCGCGGCAGAGGCACCAGCAGCCACATGGCACTTGACAGATCCCATTCATCTTTGACTTTCTCTTTGACTCGAAGAGAAAAGCCTCTGATTCAAAGCCTGAAACTCTGCGGCTCCGTTAACCAGAATAGAAAGCTGTTTCCGACCGGCATTCACCACACCATCACAACTGACACGACCGTTTATGACATATTCCACGTTTCTTTCGCCTCTTCCATGTTTCTGGTCGCCGTTCTAGAAAGTAAATCTCGGTTGAGATAAAGCTAACGCTCCACCAGCCTCTGAGTTACCTGCCCGCCGGTTCTGGCCGATCTTGTACATAATCACATTCTTCCATTATGTACGCCTCGTAGAACCGTCACAGGCGCCGTTCAATGCGCCGTCAGAAACCACTATGCCAAGTTCTGAACGGTTGTCCGGCCGTTCAACAATACAAGCTTTGCATTGTAGTGTCTTCTCCACTTGACCTTCTAAACAAAGTCTGGATAACTTTTGAGTCAGGCTTGTACTTGTTGAGCGAGAATGAATTGATTGCTGTGATTCGGTCGCATGGTGCTTTACATGGTGGCTGCAAACATCAAGGTGGACTCTCAACACATTGTTTACCCTCCAGCTTGGTCTAAGGTGTTAGTTTCTTGGATCGTGTATCGGCTCCATTGACATTCCTGCGTCATGCAAGTCAGGCGATTCATGGTACGAATAGCTTTCGCGGAAATCAAGAGCGTTTGTTGTTCCGATAACGCAGAACGCATTGTTCGTTGTCGTTCTGGGCATCTCGCTGTTGTCTGCATCTTGTTACTTTCTCTGAACCATGACCCTCGGGACTCTTTTTTCGAGCGCAGATGAACAAGACTTCACTAGATCTTCCTACCGAACAATTCTTGACTTCAATATCTGGGGTATTGTGGAATTGGTCCACGTTCGTATTCTCCGTTGACACTCCGCTGATTGAAGGGCCATTCCGACGCACATTGGGAACTCCTGTATATCACCCCCGCTCACGATCGTCTGGGGAAATACGAACTATTGATCTCCTATGCAAGCTTGACAGTTCGCTGTGGACCGCAAGCAGATCGAGTCTTTGACATGTTGATCGCGCATGAGTGCAGCCAACTTCTTGACACTGGAGACTTCCAGGTCGCAATGCCTCCGTGATCGGTCTTTTGCTAGATAACTTGAGATGGTGTGAGGGCAGGTCTTGTGATGTTGTTCTGAATGTCCTGAGGAAGACCTTACTCGCTCGATTTCCATATGTGTGCTCTCATCGTTGGACTAGACGGACAACCGGCAAGTTGATCCCTCGACCGTTAACTCTCAAACCATCGTAATGGTCGTTGTGGGCTTGGGCATCCACCAGGTATCTTACTTTGCCGAGACCGTATGTTTGTCCATTCTGAACTGTCTGTCCTCATCTGCGGTATTTTGTTCCAAATATGCAAAGGTTGAAGTTACTTGTTGATAGTGTGCATCAGGCTAGCGTCTATTGATGTCGATCAGCCCGGTGGATTACCCAACAAACAGAACTTCAACAGCCAATCGCACATTTGATGTCCCTATTTCACACGCGATAGAAAACATAACCAGAGAAGTATTCTGCAGAGTCTTTGACCATAGAATTAGTCAGCTAGCACGTGAAGTAGGAGCGATAGTGGGCTTTGAGTGCAGGATGAGGACAAAAACAGATGCTGTAGGGTAGTCAAGATGTGAAGCCAAGGTGAACTCGGTGAAGCCCCACCAAATTCGGTGAGTTCGCTGAGCTTCCGCGATAAGATAAGCCAGAATTTTTAATTTTTTCGAGTCTCTTCGgcctcttcaacaccattcgACCGCGATAGCTTCGCAAACAGGCCCGACGACAACAATGGCGCCAATCGACCACGCCGCCGCCAAGGCTGAAAAGAAGGcgaaaaaggagaagaagcgagcccgagaagaagatgcagctGCCGACATCGAGCGAAAGCATAAAAAGTCCAAGAGCGTCGCTGCCGTAGAAGCACCTGAAGCAAGCAGCGATTtgaaggccgagaagaaaaagaagaagagcaagaaggacaagcaTACTGAAGATGCGGTCGCGCAAGCAGAGACAAAAGCTCCCGCGGTAGAGGACAAGTCGGAGAAAAAAcataagaagaagaagcatcaCGATGCGGAAGTTGCAGTCACAGAAGAGGTTGACACCCCGGTTGCAGCGGAtagcgagaagaagaagaagaagagcaagaagaatcACAAGGAAACCGAAGCGATAGAAATTGCAGAGCGACccaagaagtccaagaaggaCGAGACCGCTGCTGAGCCCGAGGAGAATGCTTCACCCGCTGACCCTGATGCCATGGAGATTGACATGCCTCCTCCCGCCAAACCCTCAAAGTCGAACAGCAACATTTACCAACCACCCGATATCCCCGCGAACCCTCAATTCCCCTTCTTCACACAGACCGTATCACTCTACGAGCCTCTCTTCCCCATTGGCTGGGCGCAGCCTGTCACAAACTGCCAGCAACAGCACCTCTCACATCTCCGAAACAAGTACGTGCCTTCGCTGCGCGGTGTTCTACTCGATTACAAGAATGTCGCTTTCGGCGAAAACCCTGGACGAAAGGGTGCGGCTACGGATGACGAGTCGCCGGCGACTGTCATGGCCAAGGGCGAGTCTGCGGTTGGCTTTGGCTGGATCACTGCCGATGTTGATCTTTTCGTGCCGAGTCGCGGCGCTTGGATGGAGGGCAGTGTTAACTTGCAGACTGAGGGACACATTGGCGTTGTTTGCTTTGGCAAGTTCAACGCTTCAATTGAAGCTCGTCGACTTCCTCCCGACTGGAAGTGGGTTCCCAACGAATCCCCCGAGGCCCAAGGCTTTGAGGAGACCGCTTCAGTCATCACCGCCGACGATCACGGCGTGGTTCGTCAAATCCACAGCACCGGTTTCTGGGCCGACGGCAACGGCGACAAAGTTAAGGGCAAGATTCGCTTCCGGATACGTAACTTCGACGTCGGCACTAGTGGTGAGACCAGCTATCTCAGCTTGGAGGGCACAATGCTAGACAAGGCCGGTGAGAAGGCCGTCGtggctgaagaagcagagacagccaagatgcgaaagggcaagaagggtgGCCAGCGCGTTCAGAGAAGACGTATTCCCGAGTTCAGCATGACGCGCTTCGCTGTAGAGGGAGAGGAGCAGACGGAGGACAACGAGGCAGAGAAGCGCGAGGTGTTGGCGCTGCCCGAGGATCTATAAGAAGAGAAAAGCATGGGACTATAGGGAGCCAGGAGTTGTGTGATACCTCGATTTAATGATGAACACTGTTACCAAAAAGTTTGCGCTAATGCTAAAAGATCGCTGCCTTTGTCGTTACAAAGGATCCTGCCCAGTACTTATATACAAAAACGACCAATCCTTAACGCCGAACACGTGATACATAGAGACTGCTCATGCAGCAGCCTTGACCATAGGTTCCCATGGTCGAGCCAAATTCCAGAGATATACTTCTCCGACGGGCTCTTCGCCCAGAGCCTTGACAAGAATGTGTTGAAAGAGAGGCACGTTGGAGAACAGCGGCGCAACGGGAGAGATTGACCCCCGATCCCAACCTGGAGAAAGACCATGCGCCCACGAAGGCTGTCGGACGAAATCCTCAACTTTGTCGTGATATGCATCCCAACCATCAGAGTGATCATTCACAACAACCTGAAATCTCACACCCTGAATATCAACCGTGATGCGCTGCACCATACTGGGAAACCCAGCCTCAGCACCCGAGCTCAGAATCCAGGTATAATCCGTCTGATCACCGTTACTCTCCCAATCATACCAAACCTGTGTTCCCATTTCAGAAAAGTCATTAAGAACAAGACGGCCTTCCGCATCAAAGCTCAGCTCGCAGTGTCGTGCGTCAATACCTGGCAGCGAAGGAAGCACAATATCGCATGTTGAAGGGTCGGAACCGAGAACGAAAGACCCAGGGCGTTTGGGGGCTTTGTCGAAAGAGAGTTTGATGGCGCGAGAGGGACGGCTGCCCAGGAGGTTTGGGAGGCGAGAGAGCAGAGTTGGGGATGAGGTTGTTTGCACGGCGCGGGGGATGTTGGAGGGCAGATGTGTTGTTTTGTCAGCGAGAGAGTTACGCGCTGTGGGGACTAGCCAGGCGATGATGTCGGACATGATGATTATAAAAGATTGAAGTCGAGAGAGTGTGGTGTTATAGAGAGGGTATGTAGTGAGTTGACcaaagatggtgttgatgatagTGGTAGTATGTCTAGTATAACAAGGCTCAAACGAGAGAAGCCAAATACTCAAAAGTGATATAGATGATTCAGTTgtaaagtaataaaaagaagaaagcacgctgaaaaaaaaagactGTCGAGTTAatcttggtggtgttgacCCATGGTTTATATCTTAAGTCAACACTTCACCCAAGGCCGTTGCGCCGACAACCACTGGCCATCAATGCACCGTGCCGAACGCGACGCGAATACCATGAGAGACTCAGATAGAGAAATACTCGAAAACACTTGTTTCAATCTGCTAGGCTACTCTGCGTTGTGGTGTTTGAGCGTGGGTGAATGAGAGCCAATCATTTTTGGTGGAGGTTAGGGGTCCTCAGATGGGGAGAGCATGAGCCACTGAATGAGGGGAATAGGCATATGATTGAGGTAGAGAGGATAGAAGATATTTGAGTCAATGGTAATGCTCTGGGAAGGTTTGGGTGAGGGGATTCGAGGTGTTGTTTGAAGTAGTAGGTTGGGATATGCTTAATTGAGTGGTCGTGGACTTGGACCCTGCATGCATTTGACTGACTCATATAGTGTTTTGTTTCATGGACTATGTTATTGAGATCATATCTCGAATAGAAATTCATGATTGATATGAGATCTGTTCCTGAAGAGGAGCTTGGCTTTGTATCTGGGTATGCTGTAACTTGTTTCATACCAATCAGGCAAGCATCGGCTCTCGGAATCTATGTTATACGATAAGAAAGGCTCGAACATGATACgaaaaaggagaaggaggttgTTTTGAGACCGGATCTGGGCGGCTATGTTCCGGGTGGTTGACTGAAGATGGGGATGTCTGAGGCACGATCTTCGACTTCACAGCCAGTTGAGTATCACGACGCCCAGTCCCTCAGTAGCAAAAGGGCTATAGCAAGTAGGGGAAATCGTAGCGATGTTTTATTGGAAAGTAAACGAAGATAGGCTCTTGTTTGTCATTTTGGCAATCACCTCAACTCGCAAGTCCTCAGCCTCTGTGCATCCGCGATAGATTGTTCAGTTGAAACTTGGCAATGCTGAACGCAAACAGCAACTATCGGGATCTAGCATCCGAAGAAAGGGTGAGAGGAGTGGAATATATACTTGAATGTGTGTTTGTCCACGCTGAGCCCCTCAATTCATGCAAGAAACCGCTATGTTTTACACATTTGCCAACCTGCTTGTGCTTTGGTATAACGGACCTTATATTTACCTATCTATTCACATTCAGAGGCTTCAGGCACCAATGTCGAGTGAAGCTCCTGATGCTATGTGAGCTGTCCTCCGAATTTTGGCACTGCGCGCCAGTCGCCTGGTAGCCCGAGTGGTTCACTGCCACTTGCCAAAGTCTGCACCTAAAGTTGtttgctcttctcctcacctcgcatcttctttcttcaggAGGGCCCttatcttttctttcttgtcctcatcctcattgCCAACCTCAACGATGGATGAACCCAACGATCATGCGATCGCCCTCAGCATGGCGCAGGCCGTTGAGGCCGATGCAGAGCTGATCGCCACCCTCATCCGTGAAGAAGAACAGGCTAGTCGAGACTTCGAATTGGCTAGGCAGCTGGAACAGAACCCAGATGCTATCCCCGAAGCAGGTGACGGCGCTGACCATAGTGGACTTGATGACGAAACTTATCGTACACTGCAAGCTTTCAACGTCGCTGCGCAGCAGGGAGAGAGCACTGGAGTTGAGGCGGAACTCAGCCATGAAGAAACTCACGAAGCCTCGAGTGTTGCTGGAGGAGATGGGACAGGTGTAAGAAACTCACGAAGCCTCGAGTGTTGCTGGAGGAGATGGGACAGGTGTTGAGAGCGCTTCTGGTGACGACTCACAGAGTGACGCTGATAACCAGAGCTACGACACAGCTCCTCGAGATGATGTCTCCCAAAGAGACGAAGGTGAGATCCAGGGAGAAGAAATCCAACCAGAGGAGACCCAAGAAGAGGGAGATGCTGACGATCAACCAGAAACCACTCAGGTCGCATCCCCCGCCCCCTCCGAGCTATATGTCGAGACAAAGGAGTGTCTCTACTGCAGCGACGAGCTCCCCATCGACATGATTTTCGAAGCTCCCTGCTCCCACGCAATGTGCCAGCCATGCCTAATTAGAAGCATTCGAACGGCGATCAAAGACGAGTCCCTCTTTCCACCTAAATGCTGTGGACAGGCTATTCCTGTGGACACGACAAACACATTCATCCCAGAGGAGTTGTTGACTGAGTGTGACAATAAACGTGAGGAATACGAAACAACCAACCGCACGTACTGCAGTGACAAGGCATGCTCTGAATTTATACCTCTGCGTACCATCGAAGCTGGTATTGCCCGCTGCACTCGCTGCGAGACGAGGACATGCCTCAATTGTCTGAGCGACGCACACGAGGGTACATGTACCGACGACCCTGAGTCACAACGAGTTATTCGCCTGGCAGAGGAGCATGGATGGAGGCGCTGTGAACAGTGCAAGAACATGGTCGAGCTGACCCATGGCTGTTTTCACATCTGTAAGTTTATCGATCATCATTCATCTTTCGTTCCGTACTTTGTCTGACTATTTATCCAATGTAGCTTGTCGATGCGGCCACCAGTTCTGTTACCTATGCGGGAGACAATGGAAGACCTGTAACTGTCCTCAGTGGGATGAACGTCGCCTCACGGCGAGAGCAGGAGAACTTGCTGCTGCACGAGCAAgagcaccagcaccagcaccagtaGCGCGACCCGTTCAGCCCGTTGGTTGCCGCCACCGAAACTACAGGCCCTTTGACCGTGTggagggtgaagatgagTGCAACGATTGTGGGAGTGAGATGCCGCAATACATCTTTTCTTGCCCAAATTGTGAGCTCGTGCTTTGTCGTCGATGCCTCGAGGCTCGCCGAAACCAGCGAGGTTGAAGTTGGCTTAGCCTTTTAGCTTCCTCGGATCTCTCCTCCACTCGGATCCAGATTGGTGGGGTTGTTAGTGGTTTGGTGGGAAATCTCATATAAACACTAACGTTGACGCCATCAAGTCGCTGGACAACACCATCCCGCGGATAAAGCCATTGCCTTCGATAGCGGTATTTCCGATAGATATTTCCTGTAGAAATGGATATTTAAGTGATTCATTAATAGAAACTGTTATCTCGAGAAGAACACCAAAAGACTGAGCCAGAAAGCCTTGTATCACCATCCTTCCAATCGTCCGGCAGCAGTGCAGTTACATTCATTGACGCCTTCGGCGATTCATCAATATGCGACCTCCAGCTTGGATACGGCCAGCGCTGTTGGCAAGCTGTCTACTGGCTCAAAGTACTAATGCGTCATTCAACTACGAACCAGAAGACCAGGCTGTACTGTCACCCAACAATGATGCTGCACAGAGCAAGCCAAAGACCAACAATGgtgggaagaagaacatTGTGTTCATCCTCACAGACGATCAAGACGCTGTCCTAAACTCTGTCTCTTATATGCCCAAACTCAAAGAGCATATCATTGACAAGGGTACATCGTTCGTCAACCACTTCACTACCACAGCCATCTGCTGTCCTTCCCGTGTTGCACTTTGGACAGGGAAACAGCCTCATAACACTAATGTCACTGACGTCAATCCACCGTATGGTAAGTTGAAGGGGTTATTAATGTTCGGATAAAATGTTGATCGAAAAGGCGGCTTCCCCAAGTTCGTCTCACAGGGATTGAACGAGAACTACTTGCCTGTATGGTTGAAAGAAGCTGGGTACAACACATACTACACCGGCAAGCTCTTCAATGCTCATACTATAAACAACTACAACTCGCCTTATCCTGCAGGATGGACAGGAACCAACTTCCTACTTGACCCGGGCACGTATGACTACCTGAATCCTATCTACCAGCATAACCAGGAGCCACCAGTTCAACACAAAGGAGTGCACACTTCAGACTTGATTTCCAAGTATGCAcatgatcttctcaaggaaGCCATTGACGCCGAGAATCCATTCTTCGTTGCAATTGCGCCTGTTGCGCCACACTCCAATGTTAATCTCAGACGGCAACCTGGAAACCCGAGCGCACCTCTTATGACTATTCCCATTCCTCTTGAGAGACACTCTCATCTCTTCGAAGGGGTCAAAGTCCCGAGGACGGAGAACTTTAACCCAGACTCGGTACGTATTACTAATACTTGGAGTCGAGCGAATGCTGATGGTGTAACAGCCTAGTGGTGTGAGCTGGATTCACAAACTCGCCCAGCTCAATGACTCATCAGTCTCATACCTCGATGACTTCTACCGCGCTCGTCTCCAGGCTCTTCAGGGTGTCGATGAGATTGTTGAGCAAGTAACCaagcagcttgaagatgctggcATACTTGACGAGACATACATCATCTACAGCTCTGACAATGGATACCACCTGGGTCAACACAGACTGCCTCCTGGCAAGGAGTGTGGCTTTGACGAAGACATCCGCGTGCCTCTCTTCATCAGGGGCCCAGGTGTATCCCCAGGATCCATTGAGAATGCCGTGACTACACACATCGACCTTGCTCCTACGATTCTCAGACTCGCAGGCGCGGACCTTCGCAGCGACTTTGACGGAACTCCTATCCCTGTGTTGTCCACTCAGGAGAACAAACGACACGAGCACGTAGCGGTTGAGTACTGGGGCGGTGCTATCGCTGAAGGCGAGATTGGCGGTTTTGGTATGTTCGGTCTACCTTGCATGCTAATTCAATTTGCTGACGGCGTGTTACAGATGGCAAGGGACAGATTTTCGCGCAGAATAATACATATAAGGGCGTGAGAATAGTGCATGAGGACTACAATCTTTACTACTCGGCTTGGTGTAACAACGAGCACGAACTCTACGACCTCAAGGTATGTTTATCTCAGTGCTGTTGACTGGCTTGATGCTAACCCCCATTAGACCGACCCAGGACAGTTGAAGAGCCTGTTCCCTCACGATGACACAACTGCCGATTCAGCACTGTTAGGAACGACTGCCCGACAGGTCCTCAATCGCCTGGATGCTCTCATGCTCGTGTTGAAGTCTTGTAAAGGCAACACGTGCATTGAACCATGGAAGATCCTGCACCCAGAAGGTGGTGTGACGAGCTTAAAGGATGCTCTTCAGGCAAAATTTAACGCCTTTTATAAGGAGCAGGTAAAGGTTAGGTTTGATCGTTGCGAGTACGGATACTTGATCGATGCTGAAGGACCTCAAGTCGGATATGAGTATCGTGAGGGCTTGGAGTGGCATCATTGGACTTGAAGGGCTGTCTCGTGATTATGACAGCATTATTAGTAGTCTATAAAACATCGGCTATAGTGTCTCGCGGTGCTTTGCATAAAGCCAATAGCCTTCGCGTGGGAATATGTATAATAAGATTTGTTCTCAATAATATAACTGGCGTGATTAATGAGTGACAGATCAAGAATCGGCCTTTGTCGGTATAGGTTATAGCATCACGACTTTATTAACTCAAGAGTGGAGGATTGGGATATGGCCTTGTGATGTCTTTGGGCTTCGTCAAAGCTGGGCATGCGCTGATATCGTGTTGTTCTTACGTGATCAAGACCTCGAGGTACTAGGTTTGCTTTCCTTCAGCACGCTTAAGCAGTTTTCGAGGAATGTTGAATGGGCTTCATCCCAGGTGAACTGACGGTGCTTCTGATAGGTCTACCGAAGAGTACTTGAGTTTCAATGAAAGATTTCAGAAGCCTGGACATTTTGATGGGCCTGAGATCCTTGTCGTGCCTTGAGAACTGTAAGTCAAAGCGTCGGTCGAACAACTGTCGGCGATGAGGTGCCAGATGCCAACATGCTAGTTGACCACAGCTGTTTCGTAGAATATCGTGACTGGATTACGTATAAGAGAAATAAAACAAGAGATTAGAAAAAGATGATGAAGGGCATTGTGCAATTGTCTTGCTGATTAACTGTTCGTCTCTTCACCGAGGTGCAGGTCCGGAGCC
This window encodes:
- a CDS encoding DNA-directed RNA polymerase I subunit RPA43: MAPIDHAAAKAEKKAKKEKKRAREEDAAADIERKHKKSKSVAAVEAPEASSDLKAEKKKKKSKKDKHTEDAVAQAETKAPAVEDKSEKKHKKKKHHDAEVAVTEEVDTPVAADSEKKKKKSKKNHKETEAIEIAERPKKSKKDETAAEPEENASPADPDAMEIDMPPPAKPSKSNSNIYQPPDIPANPQFPFFTQTVSLYEPLFPIGWAQPVTNCQQQHLSHLRNKYVPSLRGVLLDYKNVAFGENPGRKGAATDDESPATVMAKGESAVGFGWITADVDLFVPSRGAWMEGSVNLQTEGHIGVVCFGKFNASIEARRLPPDWKWVPNESPEAQGFEETASVITADDHGVVRQIHSTGFWADGNGDKVKGKIRFRIRNFDVGTSGETSYLSLEGTMLDKAGEKAVVAEEAETAKMRKGKKGGQRVQRRRIPEFSMTRFAVEGEEQTEDNEAEKREVLALPEDL
- a CDS encoding alkaline-phosphatase-like protein yields the protein MRPPAWIRPALLASCLLAQSTNASFNYEPEDQAVLSPNNDAAQSKPKTNNGGKKNIVFILTDDQDAVLNSVSYMPKLKEHIIDKGTSFVNHFTTTAICCPSRVALWTGKQPHNTNVTDVNPPYGGFPKFVSQGLNENYLPVWLKEAGYNTYYTGKLFNAHTINNYNSPYPAGWTGTNFLLDPGTYDYLNPIYQHNQEPPVQHKGVHTSDLISKYAHDLLKEAIDAENPFFVAIAPVAPHSNVNLRRQPGNPSAPLMTIPIPLERHSHLFEGVKVPRTENFNPDSPSGVSWIHKLAQLNDSSVSYLDDFYRARLQALQGVDEIVEQVTKQLEDAGILDETYIIYSSDNGYHLGQHRLPPGKECGFDEDIRVPLFIRGPGVSPGSIENAVTTHIDLAPTILRLAGADLRSDFDGTPIPVLSTQENKRHEHVAVEYWGGAIAEGEIGGFDGKGQIFAQNNTYKGVRIVHEDYNLYYSAWCNNEHELYDLKTDPGQLKSLFPHDDTTADSALLGTTARQVLNRLDALMLVLKSCKGNTCIEPWKILHPEGGVTSLKDALQAKFNAFYKEQVKVRFDRCEYGYLIDAEGPQVGYEYREGLEWHHWT